From the genome of Ferroacidibacillus organovorans:
GCACCTGGAGGCCCCCTAGGCGTAGCCATAGACCGGTATTACGAGTTTCGGGGCTAAACTAAATTTGACAATTCCACCCGGCCAAAGCCGATGACACGATCATTGTCCATCGCGAGGGTGACATGCGTGCTGGCGTTGAAAACTTTCGTGATGATGTCTGCGTTATGGTTCATCCAGCCGACGGATGCATAGACGTCTTGCAGTTTCTCCGGGTTGACGGAAGGGAAGTCATTGTGTAACTTGAAGTTCAATCGTAACCCTCCGTTTCGCGTAATGCGCGATGATGGATCTGTTCGGGCGTCTTTCGTAACGTAGGAATACGGGGCGAAGTGCCGTATTTTGAAATTATTCTATTTGCCATATTCGTCATAGAATCGTCGTAAAAAACGAAAATCTTTCTTATTCCCCGCCCATAATGGAATGAGCTGCCCCGTATGCGAAATAAGCATAACACTCAAACAATAGGATGGAACACATAATTAATGTATGAATTTCTCCAGAAATGACCAAACTACGCGAGAAACGATGTCCGGACAATCGAGAATTACATCGTGACCTGCATTGGGAATCAAGATCACCTTGAGAATGTGCAACCTTCGCGAAAGACGGTGCGTTCCTGCCTTTCGTTCTTCATCGAGTTCTATTGGACAGGTGGCATCCTTAGATAACCGTGACGTTTGATAAATCGCATCCTATGCCTTTAAGCGAAGCATAGGTCAGCTTATCCAACATCGCGCCGTCAAAGCAGATGGTTTTGATGGCACGGTAGTATTTTTTGGACCAGGTAAATCCGGAAAGGAAGGATACGTTTCTTAATGTCGCACCTCGAAACGAAACGTCGTTCAGTGCAGATTTATCAAACTTGACACCGATGAAGGTTTGCCCGTCAAGGCACATGCCTCGCAGATCGGAATACTTGAAATCAACGCCATGAAAGATGCAATTCTCAAAGGTCGTTTTTCTGAGATCAGTCATGGTCAATTTGGCATTGGTCAGTTTTACATCGATAAACATCGCGCCTTTCAAACTTGACATGCTCATTCTAGTGCGTTCAAGTGTGGATTTGCGGAAGCTCACTTCCGTTAGGTCTGAGGTGGAAAAACTACAGTCTGTCAGATCTGCGCCGTCAAAGTTGGCTTTGCGCATATCGCAGGCCTCAAATGAACTGCCGGTCAAATCGGCGCCTTCAAAGTCCGTTCCGCGCAAGGCGCTCGCTTTGAACCTTCCTTTGTGTAAACTAACGCCCGCGAAGTTACTCTCTTTCAGATTGCTCGCGCTGAAGTTTATCAGCACCTGGCGCTCCAGTGAGTGGGAGAGGTTGGCGACCTCCTGTACCGTTTGCTCAATGTCGCCGATGCTGTCAAGGGTCATTTCAAAAGCTGTATCATCATCCTTGCCTTCGGCTTTGAGTTCACGAAAGCGCTCCTGCAAATCGGAGAGAAGGTCAGCCTTTAATTCGGTAACGCTTTTTATCCCATCGTAGGGCGCGAATACATCGTTTAAATAGTTCGTCAGTTTATCATGCATAACGTCAAATCCCCTTACAATAAGATGTCGAGCACGCGTTTTGCGTACTCCCAATTGTTTTTGTTGCTGGCGTAAGTAGTCCTACCTTTTTCGGTTATCCGAAAGTACTTGCGCCGTCCCCCCTGAGATTCATCGCCCCAATACCACTCGATGTCACCATCTGCCTCAAGCCGCCGGACGCTTGAGTACATCGTAGCTTCTTTCAACTCATACTCACCATCTGAACGCTCGGCGATCAGTTTGACAATTTCGTAGCCGTAGCGGTCAGCTTCGGATAAGAGTCGCAAAATCATCGTATCGGTGTGTCCTCGCAGCAGGTCAGATGTGATTTTATTCTCACTCATATCGTCACCTCGACATCAGCATCATACTTCATATTACTATTACAGTCAATGTACTTTGATAATCATTTTACAGTGAGTGATTAAGATGCGTCGATTTATAACAAAATAAACCCGTTA
Proteins encoded in this window:
- a CDS encoding pentapeptide repeat-containing protein produces the protein MHDKLTNYLNDVFAPYDGIKSVTELKADLLSDLQERFRELKAEGKDDDTAFEMTLDSIGDIEQTVQEVANLSHSLERQVLINFSASNLKESNFAGVSLHKGRFKASALRGTDFEGADLTGSSFEACDMRKANFDGADLTDCSFSTSDLTEVSFRKSTLERTRMSMSSLKGAMFIDVKLTNAKLTMTDLRKTTFENCIFHGVDFKYSDLRGMCLDGQTFIGVKFDKSALNDVSFRGATLRNVSFLSGFTWSKKYYRAIKTICFDGAMLDKLTYASLKGIGCDLSNVTVI
- a CDS encoding PadR family transcriptional regulator, coding for MSENKITSDLLRGHTDTMILRLLSEADRYGYEIVKLIAERSDGEYELKEATMYSSVRRLEADGDIEWYWGDESQGGRRKYFRITEKGRTTYASNKNNWEYAKRVLDILL